CCGGCCGGCTCCGCGGTGCCGGCGGCCAGGACGTAGCCGTCGGCGGGCAGCCCGGCGGGGCCCTCGACGCCGAGGGCGCCGAGGGCGGCGGCCGAGGCGGGGTTGGCGTCGGGGCCGCCGAGGTAGACGGTGAGCCCGCGGCCCTCGTCCGGGGCGGTCGCCGTCCGCCGTACGTCCTCGGCCCCCGCGTCGCGCAGCGCCTTCTCGGCGACGGCGAGCGCGGGCCCGTCGGGCTCCGGTCCGGTGACGAGGGTGACGGTGCGGGTCACGGTGACGCCGTCGGCGCGCGCCTCGACGGAGCGCGGGGTCGGGCTGATGTCGCCGGCCCTGGCCGGCGGCGGTGGCGCGCCGGCGGCCGGCGGGGCGGCGAGCGGGCTCAAGCCCAGGGCCAGGAGTACGGCGCCGACGACGGCCGGGCGGGGGACGGGCATCCGGAACCTCCGGGATCTCGGGCGTGTAGTGCACAAGTCACTCAGCGTCGAGCGTCACCCCGACCCGCCCCGGAGGCAATGGACTTACCCGCGCTCCGGCATGGACTCACGTCGTCCCCGGCGCCCCGAACGGGCCGCTCGCCGGGGTCGCCGCTGTGCCCCCGCCATACCGGCGCGGGCGCCGCCCGGGATAACGTTCGGAGGACGGATCGGAGCACGAACGCGCGCCACCACCGGGGAGGAACTGATGGCGGAACCCGCACCGGAGGTGCTGACCTGCGGCGAGGCCATGCTGCTGATGCTGGCCGAGCCCGGGATGCCGCTGGCGCGCGCCGTGAACTTCCGCCGCGCCATCGGCGGCGCCGAGTCGAACGTCGCCGCCGGGCTCTCCCGGCTCGGGCACCGGGCCCGCTGGTTCGGCCGCGTCGGCGCGGACCCCGCGGGGGAGGCCGTCCTCGCCCAACTCCGCGCGGACGGCGTGGACGTGTCGTACGCGGACGTCGACCCGGACGCGCCCACCGGCATGCTGCTCCGCGACAGCCACCCGCAGCGCGCCATCGACGTGCAGTACTACCGCGCCGGCTCCGCCGCCTCCCGCCTCGCCCCCGAGCACATCAGCCCCGAGGTCGTCGAGGGCGTGCGGGTGCTGCACATCTCCGGCATCACGCCGATCCTGTCGCCGTCCGCCGCCGAGGCGACGGTCAAGCTGGTCGAACTCGCCCACGCGGCCGGCGCCCTCGTCTCCTTCGACCCCAACGTCCGCCGCAAGCTCGCCGGACCCGAACGCTGGGCGGAGGTCGTGGGACCGCTGCTCGCCGAGGCCGACCTGCTGCTCGCCGGCGACGACGAGCTGGAGATGCTCACCGGCGAGCCCGCCGACGCCGCCGCCGCGCGGCTGCTGCGCGGCCGTACGGACACCGTCGTGATCAAGCGCGCCGACCACACCGCCACCGCGCTCACCGCCGCCGGCGAGCGCGTCGACCAGCCGCCGTACGAGGTGCGGCTCACCGACCCCGTCGGCGCCGGCGACGCCTTCGCCACCGGGTTCCTCTCCGCCCGGCTGCGGGACCTGCCGCTGGACCGCGCGCTCGCCGAGGGCGCCTGCGTCGCCGCCCTCGTCATCCAGACCGTGACCGACACCGACGGGCTGCCGACCGCGGCCGCCCGGGACCGCGCGCTCGCCGCGTTCACCTCGGGCGGCGACGCGGTCCACCGCTGAGCGCCCGGCCCGTACGAGACGTGCGGCCGTACCCGCCCCGGGCAACGCGGCACCGGGCACCGCCCGGTAGGACGCCCAGAGAGAACCGCCGGAGGAAAACGTGTACCGCTGGGAGATCACCCGGGCCGCGCTGGAACAGCGGGTCGTCGCCATCGTCCGCAGCGACACCTACGACGGTGCCGCCGCTACCGCCGACTCGCTGCTCTCCGCCGGGATCAGCAGTCTGGAGATCTCGCTCACCACGCCCTTCGCGCTGGAGCTGGTCAGCTCGCTGCGCCGCGAGGCCGGCACGGAGGCGGTCATCGGCGCCGGTACGGTCCTGGACGCCGCCTCGGCGCGGCTGGCCGTCGACGCCGGGGCCCGCTATCTCGTCGCGCCCAACCTCGACGCCGGTGTGGTCGCCACCGCGCACCGCTACGGCATCCCGGTCTTCGCCGGCGTCGCCACCCCCACCGAGATGGTGCGCGCGCTGGAGCTGGGCGTCGACGTCATGAAGCTCTTCCCGGCCTCGGCACACGAGCCGGGCTGGGTCAAGGACGTACGGGCCGCGCTGCCGCAGGCCG
The Streptomyces sp. CNQ-509 DNA segment above includes these coding regions:
- a CDS encoding sugar kinase, which gives rise to MAEPAPEVLTCGEAMLLMLAEPGMPLARAVNFRRAIGGAESNVAAGLSRLGHRARWFGRVGADPAGEAVLAQLRADGVDVSYADVDPDAPTGMLLRDSHPQRAIDVQYYRAGSAASRLAPEHISPEVVEGVRVLHISGITPILSPSAAEATVKLVELAHAAGALVSFDPNVRRKLAGPERWAEVVGPLLAEADLLLAGDDELEMLTGEPADAAAARLLRGRTDTVVIKRADHTATALTAAGERVDQPPYEVRLTDPVGAGDAFATGFLSARLRDLPLDRALAEGACVAALVIQTVTDTDGLPTAAARDRALAAFTSGGDAVHR
- a CDS encoding bifunctional 4-hydroxy-2-oxoglutarate aldolase/2-dehydro-3-deoxy-phosphogluconate aldolase, which codes for MYRWEITRAALEQRVVAIVRSDTYDGAAATADSLLSAGISSLEISLTTPFALELVSSLRREAGTEAVIGAGTVLDAASARLAVDAGARYLVAPNLDAGVVATAHRYGIPVFAGVATPTEMVRALELGVDVMKLFPASAHEPGWVKDVRAALPQAAVLPTGGISIAEAPDWIAAGAVAVGMGSALSGGDREEVAKRATDLLSRLTPA